In one window of Posidoniimonas corsicana DNA:
- the dxr gene encoding 1-deoxy-D-xylulose-5-phosphate reductoisomerase — protein MAASAKNVAVLGATGSIGQSALEVIAGSSGRLRAFALSGHTRLDELSQAAQEHGSRTVVATDAQLADDYHWNGLPGGIRRLTGQEGLEAVVSDPAVDVVLAAIVGAAGLRSTLAALEAGKAVALANKETLVMAGPIIEDAIAEHRGRLIPVDSEHSAVFQAMQGAKPKEVRRIVLTASGGPFRTWPVAQFRQITVTEALTHPTWDMGPKITVDSATMMNKALEIIEARWLFDLSAEQIEVVIHPQSMVHSFVEFVDGSVLAQLSPPDMKLPIQYALEYPDRLPGPADRVDWTQAMTLEFEPPDPKRFPAIALGHECARAGGTSGAVLNAANEAAVQAFLDGELHFTEIVPACRSVLESHNFEPRPSLSRLIELDAWARKEISTWMLA, from the coding sequence ATGGCCGCCTCCGCAAAGAACGTCGCGGTCCTCGGGGCAACCGGCAGCATCGGCCAGAGCGCGTTGGAGGTGATCGCCGGCAGTTCCGGGCGCCTGCGGGCGTTCGCGTTGTCGGGGCACACGCGGCTGGACGAGTTGAGCCAGGCCGCCCAGGAGCACGGCTCGCGGACCGTTGTAGCGACCGATGCCCAACTGGCCGACGACTACCACTGGAACGGGCTGCCCGGCGGCATCCGGCGCCTGACCGGCCAGGAAGGGCTGGAGGCCGTCGTCAGCGACCCGGCCGTGGACGTCGTGCTGGCGGCGATTGTCGGCGCGGCCGGGCTGCGGAGCACGCTCGCCGCCCTGGAAGCCGGCAAGGCGGTCGCCCTGGCCAACAAAGAAACCCTGGTCATGGCCGGGCCGATCATCGAAGACGCGATTGCCGAGCACCGCGGCCGCCTGATCCCGGTCGACAGCGAGCACAGCGCCGTGTTCCAGGCGATGCAGGGCGCCAAGCCGAAAGAGGTCCGCCGCATTGTGCTGACCGCCAGCGGCGGGCCGTTCCGCACCTGGCCGGTCGCGCAGTTCCGGCAGATCACGGTCACTGAAGCGCTGACCCACCCCACCTGGGACATGGGCCCCAAGATCACGGTCGACTCCGCGACCATGATGAACAAGGCGCTGGAGATCATCGAGGCGCGGTGGCTGTTCGACCTCTCGGCGGAACAGATCGAGGTGGTGATCCACCCGCAGTCGATGGTGCACTCGTTCGTCGAGTTCGTGGACGGGTCGGTGCTGGCGCAGCTCAGCCCGCCCGACATGAAGCTGCCGATCCAGTACGCGCTAGAATACCCCGACCGCCTGCCCGGCCCCGCCGACCGCGTGGACTGGACGCAGGCCATGACGCTCGAGTTTGAGCCGCCCGACCCGAAACGCTTCCCCGCCATCGCGTTGGGCCACGAGTGCGCCCGCGCCGGCGGGACTAGCGGGGCCGTGCTGAACGCCGCCAACGAGGCGGCGGTCCAGGCGTTCCTGGACGGGGAGCTCCACTTCACCGAGATCGTTCCGGCCTGCCGGAGCGTCCTTGAATCGCACAACTTTGAGCCCAGGCCGTCGCTCTCTCGGCTGATCGAGCTGGACGCCTGGGCCCGGAAGGAGATAAGCACATGGATGCTTGCCTGA
- the ftsH gene encoding ATP-dependent zinc metalloprotease FtsH, with the protein MESSKKPSPEKNKKPASNGGSYMWYLLGLGVLLLLMVTIFSNSGEKKVAWSDLVELVKQSKVGDQTSPHWIEITDTTTTPPRQIKLSKLSDIVVYPTKVKGKVTRTVLNRTEGDGESTGQVIEFTSNRDPNDRQFPKLLEQSGLDFTNGELPDPLLSNLMWFAVFVGMIGLFLLLIRRIGGAGSPMAFGRSRGKLYAQEDIEVTFDDVAGIEEAVDELREVVDFLRNPERYQSLGGRIPKGVLLVGPPGTGKTLLGKAVAGEAGVPFFSLSGSDFVEMFVGVGAARVRDMFQQAEQRAPCIVFIDELDALGKTRGSGNLGGHDEREQTLNALLVEMDGFGTNSGIIIMGATNRPETLDPALMRPGRFDRHVLVDRPDIAGREEIIEVHLQNIKVDADVDVKSLAAITSGFVGADLANMVNEAALLAARNGKEVVTMEEFNEAVERSSAGLEKKSRIIRDDEKQRVAFHEAGHALVAYSLPNTDPVHKVSIIPRGLAALGYMMQRPSEDRFLMTQSELESRIQVCLAGTVAEEMVFDDVSSGAQNDLERATEMARSMVMDYGMSRLGRVNYRDSNRSAFLAGSEGPRVQHHSEQTAREIDQEVKRIIDEGLERTRHILESRRPALDNITRSLLEHEVIDSSQLKDLIEQVSPSPRIVPGTDAERKGQPSAAGGSEQADGDAASG; encoded by the coding sequence ATGGAATCCAGCAAAAAGCCCTCCCCCGAGAAGAACAAGAAGCCCGCCTCGAACGGCGGCAGCTACATGTGGTACCTGCTCGGTTTGGGCGTGCTGCTGCTGCTGATGGTGACCATCTTCTCCAACAGCGGGGAGAAGAAGGTCGCCTGGTCCGACCTCGTGGAACTGGTGAAGCAGAGCAAGGTGGGCGATCAGACCTCGCCCCACTGGATCGAGATCACCGACACCACCACCACGCCGCCCCGGCAGATCAAGCTTTCCAAGCTCTCGGACATCGTGGTCTACCCGACCAAGGTGAAGGGCAAGGTCACCCGGACGGTGCTCAACCGCACCGAGGGCGATGGGGAATCGACCGGCCAGGTGATCGAATTCACCAGCAACCGCGACCCCAACGACCGCCAATTCCCCAAGCTGCTCGAGCAGTCGGGGCTGGACTTCACCAACGGCGAGCTGCCGGACCCGCTGCTCAGCAACCTGATGTGGTTTGCGGTGTTCGTCGGCATGATCGGTCTGTTCCTGCTGCTGATCCGGCGGATCGGCGGCGCGGGCTCGCCGATGGCGTTTGGCCGCAGCCGCGGGAAGCTCTACGCCCAGGAAGACATCGAGGTCACCTTCGACGACGTCGCCGGTATTGAAGAGGCCGTCGACGAGCTCCGCGAGGTGGTCGACTTCCTCCGCAACCCCGAACGCTACCAGAGCCTCGGCGGACGCATCCCCAAGGGCGTGCTGCTGGTGGGCCCCCCGGGCACGGGCAAGACGCTGCTCGGCAAGGCGGTGGCCGGCGAGGCCGGCGTGCCGTTCTTCAGCCTCAGCGGCTCTGACTTCGTCGAGATGTTCGTCGGCGTGGGTGCCGCCCGCGTGCGGGACATGTTCCAGCAAGCGGAGCAGCGGGCGCCGTGCATCGTGTTCATCGACGAGCTGGACGCGCTCGGCAAGACCCGCGGCAGCGGCAACCTGGGCGGGCACGACGAGCGCGAACAGACCCTCAACGCTCTGCTGGTCGAGATGGACGGCTTCGGCACCAACAGCGGCATCATCATCATGGGCGCCACCAACCGCCCCGAAACCCTCGACCCCGCGCTGATGCGGCCGGGCCGGTTCGACCGCCACGTGCTGGTCGACCGCCCCGACATCGCCGGCCGCGAAGAGATCATCGAGGTCCACCTGCAGAACATCAAGGTCGACGCAGACGTGGACGTCAAATCGCTGGCGGCCATCACCAGCGGGTTCGTCGGCGCCGACCTGGCGAACATGGTCAACGAGGCGGCCCTGCTGGCCGCCCGCAACGGCAAAGAAGTCGTGACCATGGAAGAGTTCAACGAGGCGGTCGAGCGCAGCTCGGCCGGCCTTGAGAAGAAGAGCCGCATCATCCGCGACGACGAGAAGCAGCGCGTCGCGTTCCACGAGGCGGGCCACGCGCTGGTCGCGTACTCTCTGCCGAACACGGACCCGGTCCACAAGGTGTCGATCATCCCACGCGGCCTGGCCGCGCTGGGCTACATGATGCAGCGGCCGAGCGAGGACCGCTTCCTCATGACCCAGAGCGAGCTGGAGAGCCGCATCCAGGTCTGCCTGGCCGGCACGGTCGCCGAAGAGATGGTGTTCGACGACGTCTCGTCCGGCGCGCAGAACGACCTGGAACGCGCCACCGAGATGGCCCGCAGCATGGTCATGGACTACGGTATGAGCCGCCTGGGGCGGGTCAACTACCGCGACTCCAACCGCAGCGCGTTCCTGGCCGGGTCCGAGGGCCCGCGCGTGCAGCACCACAGCGAGCAGACCGCGCGTGAGATCGACCAGGAGGTCAAGCGGATCATCGACGAGGGGCTGGAACGCACCCGCCACATCCTGGAGTCCCGCCGCCCGGCGCTGGACAACATCACCCGTTCGCTGCTGGAGCATGAGGTCATCGATTCCAGCCAGCTGAAGGACCTCATCGAGCAGGTCTCGCCCAGCCCGCGGATCGTGCCCGGCACCGACGCCGAACGCAAGGGCCAGCCGTCCGCCGCCGGCGGGTCGGAGCAGGCCGACGGCGACGCCGCCAGCGGTTAG